A stretch of DNA from Serinibacter arcticus:
GAGCGTGAGGGCGCGCTTGCGCTCCTCGTACCAGCGGCTGGTGAAGCCCCACGGGTCGTCGCGGCGCTCGTAGGTGGCGTCGAAGAACGCGGCGGTGACGTCGGCGCCGTCGCGCGCGTCGTCGCGGTCACGGGCGCCGTCCTCGTCGCGGACCTCGACGGGCGGCTCCGTCACCACGAAGGTGTCGACGCCGCGGCCGGTGATGCGCCGCAGGTCGTGCGGTACGAGCGCGTCCGGGCCGGCCACCTGCGACGCGTGCGCGTCCAGGGCCCGCGACCGTCGCGCGGCCGCCTCCGGTCCGCCCGCGAAGGTCCGCAGCGTCTCCCAGGGCACCTCCGCCGTCGTCGGGTCGGCCCAGTGCCACATCCAGATCGGGTACTCCCACAGGGTCAGCCCGTGCCGGCGCGCGACCTCGCCCGCGATCTCGCCGAGCACGCGGTGGTCGCGGTGCCCGTCGCCGGACCACGGCGCCACGAGCGTGGTGACGGGCGTCCCCGCGACGTCGCGGTCGCGGACCAGCCGCTCCAGCCAGGTCCGGACGGCGTCGCGGTCCTCGCGCAGGCCGCCGTCGGGGAAGCGCAGGGTCACCAGGTCGGCACCGGGGGCGAGCTCCGCCACCGCCTCCCGCAGCTCGGCGGCCCGCCGCGAGGCGAGGCCGGGGTCGCGGGTGCCGTCCGCGCCGGGGGCGGCCGCACCGTCGGTGACGACGACGACCGTCGGGGCCCGCCCGCGCAGCGCGAGCTCGGCGACGAGGTTGCCGGCGCCGAGGGTCTCGTCGTCGGGATGGGCCGCGAGCACGACGACGCCACGGCCGGGCAGACCGAGCTCGGGCAGCGCGGCGAGCCGGGGGTCGCGGAGCCAGGTGCGCGCGGGGGTGCCCGGCTCCCGGGCGTCGAACGTCACCACGCCGACCCCTCCTGCCCGACGACGGCGGTGCCGAGCGAGACGGCCTCACGCCACGGGTGGTGCTGGCGCACGTAGATCGCGAGATCGGCGACGCGCTTGGCGTGCGCCTCCTCCTGGGTCAACGGCGCGGGGCCGAGCGCGTCGGCCGCCTCGCGCAGCACGACGTCGCAGGCGCGCGCCACGGTGGCGCGCACGCGCTTGGCCAGCACCCGGCCCTCGCCGGGCTCCGGCGGGGCGTCATCGCCGTCCACGTCGACGCCGTCCACGGCCGCGGCCCCCGCGGCGAGGGCGCGGCGGGCGTCGGCGAGCTGCTCGTCCAGGAGCCCGACGACGCCGATCAGTCGCTCGGCCCGCGCCTCAGGGGCCTGCCGCGCAGCCTCGAGCACGCGCCGGGCGACACCGACGGCCCCGCCGTACCAGCACGCGGCGACGCCGATCCCGCCCCACCAGAAGCCCGGACGACCGAGGTACCAGCCGGGGGCGCCGACCGCGGCGGCCGGCGCGTCGTCGAACGCCACGGGCGTCGAGGGGATCTCGGCGAGCCCGCGGGAGACCCAGCCCTCACCCGCCACCGCGACCCCCGTCCCGCGCAGGTCGACGGCGAACAGGCCCCGCTCGCCGTCGGGCAGGTGGGCGGTCACGAGGCCGCCCTCGAGGCTGCCGGCGAGCGAGCACCACGGCTTCACCCCCGTGAGGCGCCAGCCGCCGTCGCGCGGTGAGGCGGCCAGCCGCGTGCCGGGGGCCTCCGCGGCGTACACGCCCCACGTGCTCGCGGCGTCGAGGCCGGCGGGCAGGTCGACGGCGGGCCCCGGGGCGCCGTCTGCCGTCGGCGTGCGGGCCTGGTCGAGGATCGAGCGCGCGTCCAGCGTCGGCTCGAGGGCGCGGGCGACGGCGACGTCGCCGGCCGCGGTCGTGGCCAGCAGCTCCCACAGGGCGAGCGTCGAGCCGCCCCCGGTGAGGAAGCGGGGGCCGGTCCAGGTGCGGGCGACCTCGAGGGCGGCGGCCACGTCGAGCGGCGGCAGGTCGGAGGAGCCGAAGGGCGCGGGGGCGCCGAGGTGGACCCAGGCGGGGTCGGCGGGCGGGACGGGGGGATCGGGGTGCTGCACGGTCGGGCTCCTTCTGACGAGGACCGGGCGCGGTCCCGTCCGGCCCGCCCTGCCGTGGGACCGACGCGGAGGTGCTCCGGTCGTCCTTCGATCTTGCGGGACGACCCGCCGCAGGGGAAGGACGGCGTCCCGGTGGGCCGATCTGGCCGACGGGGCCGCGACGTGCGACCGTGGTCGGATGACCGCCACTCCCGCCGTCCTCGGTCCGATCGACACCGCCCGCGCGCTGTCGGTCCTCGCCCCGCTCGTCGCGCAGGGCGCGATCGTGCGTCGCCCCGCCGTCACGGCCTGGGCCGAACGCCACCAGGTGGACCGCAGGGGCGCGGCCACGCTGGCGGGGCTGCGCCGTCGGACCGGCGGTGGCCCCGCCGTCGTGCGGCTGCCCGGCCTGAGCCTCGCCGTCCTGCTCGACCCCGAGCACGTGGTGCGGGTCCTGGACGAGACGCCCTCGCCGTTCCGCGCCGACTCCCGCGAGAAGCGGGCGGCGCTGCACAAGTTCCAGCCCGAGGCGGTGCTGGTGACCGAGCCCGCCGGGCGGGCCCCGAAGCGGGCCGCGAACGTCACGGCCCTCCAGCCGGGTCGCCCCCAGCACGAGCTGGGGGCGGTGTTCGACGCGGCCGTGGACCGGGCGGTGGATCGGATGGCCACCCGGGCGCTCGCCGTCGGGCGCCTGGAGTGGGAGCCCTTCACGCAGGCGTTCGACAGCGCGGTGCGCGAGGTGGTGCTCGGTCCGGGCGCGGTCGACGACGTCGACCTCACCACCCGGTTGACCGACCTGCGCGCGGCCGCCAACTGGGCCTTCCTCCTCCCCGATCGGCCCGTCGAGCGCGAGGAGTTCACCGCGCACCTGCGCTCCCGGGTCGAGGCGGCGCCGGCGGACGCCAGCCTCGCGGGGTTCTTCGGCGCGCGGACCGACGGTGATGCCACCGGCCAGGTGCCGCACTGGCTGTTCGCGTTCGACGCCGCCGGGGCCGCGGTCTTCCGCGCCCTCGCCGTCGCCGCGGCCCGTCCCGACCTGACGGCGGAGCTCGCCGCCGAGGCGCACCTGCCCGCCCCCGAGCGGCTCGTGGCGCGCGGGAGCGTGCTCGAGTCGGTGCGGCTCTGGCCGACGACGCTGGTCGTGCTGCGCGAGTCCGACTCGGCCACGACCTGGGGTGACGGCGAGCTGCCCGCCGGGACCGCCGTCGTCATCGTGTCCTCGTTCTTCCACCGGGACTCGGGCCGGGTGCCGTTCGCGCACTCCTTCTCACCCCAGGTGTGGAACGACGGCCGGGCCGAGGCCGACCGGGCGCTCATCCCGTTCAGCACCGGGCCGGCGGGGTGCCCGGGTCGCGACGTCGTGGCCGCCGTCGCCGGGCGGTTCCTCGCCCGCAGCGTCGCCGAGCTGCGGCTCTCCTCGCCGCGATCGGTGCACCTGGCGCAGGACCCGTTGCCGTGGACGGTCGACCACTCCGGGCTGACGTTCGCCGCCGAGCGACGGAACGCCGCGTGAGCGCCGCCGGACGCCGGACCGTCGTCATCACCGGCGCCTCCGACGGGATCGGGGCCGCCGCCGCGCGGACCCGGGTCGCCGCGGGCGACCGCGTGCTGATCGTGGGTCGCTCGCCCGGGAAGACGGCCGCCGTCGCCGCCGAGACGGGCGCCGAGGCGTTCGTCGCCGACTTCGCCCGCTTCGAGGACGTCCGACGGGTGGCGAGCGAGATCGCCGCCCGGGTCGAGTCGATCGACGTGCTCGCCAACAACGCCGGGGGAGTGTTCGGCGACCGCGAACCCACGGTGGACGGTCACGAGCGCACCTTCCAGGTGAACCACCTCTCCCCGTTCCTCCTGACGGAGCTGCTGCACGAGCAGCTCGTCGCGGGCGGCGCGAGCGTCGTGAACACCTCGAGCGTGGCGGCCGTGCGTTTCGGGGCCATCGACACGACCGACCTCGAGAACTCCCGCGGCTTCACCGCGACCCGGGCCTACGGCGACTCCAAGCTCGCCAACATCCTCCACGTGCGCGGGTTGCACCACCGCTACGGCGGGAGGGGGATCTCCGCCGTCGCGTTCCATCCCGGGATGGTCGGCACGAGCTTCGCCGCGGGGTCGAAGAGCTGGTTCCGGCTGGTCTACCGGACGCCGCTGCGGCGGCTGTTCCTGATCAGCGCCGCCCAGGGCGGGACGACGCTGGACCACTTCATCGCCGGACGGCCCGGCGTCGACTGGCAGTCCGGGGCCTACTACGACGAGCGGACGCTGGTGGCCCAGCCGCACCCGCAGGTGCGCGACGACGAGCTGGTCGAGGAGCTGTGGCGTCGCAGCGCGGCGATGGTGGGGCTGCCGGGCTGAGGCCCGGAACCGACGGGCCTTGACTTCCCCGTCGGGGGCGGGGAGTCATCTGGGAACTGCTCGATCACGGAGTGCGCGGTCGTCGTCGGGCGCGCGCACACTGGGGCCAACGGTCGGCTCGAGAAACGTGGTCGACCGCGCGGGACCGCGGCAGCAGCAGCAGCCGCGTTCACCGGTCGACGGGTGCGGTGCGCGCGCCGTCTCCGTTCGACAGGGTCCGGACGTCCCCGACGAGGTCGCCTCCCGCGACGTCACCATCCGTGACGACGACGCCTCGACGACGACCTCAGGGTCGATCTCGGCGTGCTCGGCGTACCGAGCAAGGAGAAACCCATGAGCGATCCGTCCATCACACCTCCGCCCACCTACGGCAGCGTCCCGACGCCCGTGACCGGCCACGAGCCGGTCGCCCCCGGCGCCGTGCCGAGCACCACACCCATCCCCGTCGCCCCGTCGACGGGTCACCCCGGGTCGTCCGACTCCGGCGCCGGCGCAGCGGCCTCGGCCGCGAAGCAGGCCGCCTCCACGGTCAAGGACGAGGTCACCTCCGTGGCCTCCGACGCCGCCGCGTCGGCCGGTGACGTCCTCGGCACCGCCAGGGACGAGGCCGCAAAGGTCGCCTCCGAGGCCAAGGACCAGGTCTCGACCCTGCTGCACGAGGCCACGGGCCAGCTCCGCTCGCAGAGCACCGCCGGCAAGGAGCGCGCGACGGTCGGTCTGCGCGGTGTCTCGGGCGAGCTCGCCTCGCTCGCCGACGCCAGCGAGGACCAGGGCATGGTCTCCGACCTCGCCCGCCAGGCGTCGCAGCGCCTCGACGGCGCTGCCGGGTGGCTCGAGGACCGCGACCTCGACGGCGTTCTCACGGACGTGCAGCGCTTCGCGCGTCGTCGCCCGTTCGCGTTCCTCGCGATCGCCGTCGGCGCCGGCGTCGTCGTGGGTCGCCTCACCCGCGCCCTCAAGGACGCACCGTCCGGTACGACGTCGGCGCACCGCACCCACGACGACGACGGCGCGAGCCTCGACGAGGCGTCCGTCACCCGCCTCGATCACGGGCGGCCGCCACACCGCTGACGAGGCGTTCGCGTCCCCGGCGTTCGAGCCCGGCGCCCCGGCCGTCCCCGTGACCGACGGCGGCGAGCACGCCTGGGGCACGCCGGACGCCGGCACCGCGCCGGTGCGTTCCTGATGACCGGGACCCCCGGCGCCCCTGGGGCACCCGGCCCGCTGCGGTCGCGATCGACGGCACCCGGGACCCCGGTGACCCCCGTGTCGCCGGAGGACTCGCTCGGCACGATCGTCGGTCGTCTCACCGGTGACCTCTCGCAGCTCGTGCGCCAGGAGATCGCCCTGGCCAAGGCCGAGGTCACGCAGGACGTCACGCAGGCGGGGAAGGGTGCCGGCCTGCTCGCCGGTGCCGGCGTCGCCGGCCACTTCGTCCTGCTGTTCGTCTCGATCGCCGCCTGGTGGGGGCTGGGGTACGTCCTCGGCCACGCCTGGTCGGCCCTCGTCGTCGCGCTCGTCTGGGCGATCATCGCCGCCGTCCTGTACCAGCGCGGCCGCAAGGAGCTCGCCCGGACCCCGGGCCTGCCCCGCACCACGGAGACGGTGGCGAAGATCCCCGCCGCCCTCAAGGGACACCAGGAGACCTCATGACCACGAACGACCCCGACCAGATCCGCGCCGACATCGACCGCACGCGCGAGCGGGTGGCCGCCGACGTCGACGTGCTCGGCGAGAAGGTCAGCCCGAGCGCGATCGCCTCGCGCCAGGGCGACAAGCTCCGCGGCCTCGCCTCCGGGGCGAAGGACGCCGTCTTCGGCACCGCGTCGGACGCCGGTGACGCGGTCGGCTCGGCCGCCTCGTCGGCGAAGCAGTCGCTGGGGGACACCCCCGGTGCCGTGAGGTCGACGGTCCAGGGCAACGCCCTCGCCGTCGGCGTCGTCGGGTTCGGTGTCGGGCTGCTGCTCGCGGCACTCGTCCCGGCCAGCCGCAAGGAGCAGGAGCTCGCCACCCGCCTCAAGGACAGCGATCAGCTGGACGAGGTCAAGGAGGGCGCCACGTCGGCGGCCCACGAGCTGCTCGACGTCGCGAAGACGTCGGCCCAGCACGTCGCCGAGAAGGCGAAGGAGGGTGCCGCCGTCGTCAAGGACGAGGGCGCGGGTGCCGCCGAGGACGTCGCCGCCAGCGCGCACGACTCGGCCGACGCCACACGGAGCTCGCTCTCCTAGAGCTTCCGGACGCGGCCCGCGTCGATCAGGACGCGGGCCGCAGCGCGGGGGCGATCAGCGGGGGGGCATCCGCCACGGACGAGAGGCCCGACATGTACCTGCACGTGCAACGACTCATCCACGACATCGTCTCCGACGAGCCCGATCCCGCAGCGGCCAACGCCCTCCAGGAGGGACTCGGCGGCCAGTTCGGCGAGATGCGGACGATGATGCAGTACCTGTTCCAGAGCATGAACTTCCGCGGTGCCGCGGCCAAGCCGTACCGCGACCTGCTGCAGGGCATCGGCACCGAGGAGATCAGCCACGTCGAGCTCATCGGGACGACCATCTCGCGGCTGCTCGACGGCTCGCCGCGCTACAACGGCAAGAAGACCGATCCGCTGGACACCCCGGGTGCCGGTGGCGACGTCCCGCTCGCCCTGGCGCTCGACCAGGGCAACATCCACCACTACCTGGTGGCGGCCCAGGGCGCGCTGCCCGTCGACTCGGCGGGCAACCCGTGGAGCGGCAGCTACGTCTACAACTCGGGCAACCTCGTGCTCGACCTGCTCTACAACCTCATGCTGGAGTCGACAGGTCGCCTGCAGAAGTGCCGGATCTACGAGATGACCGACAACAAGACGGCGCGCTCGACGCTGGCCTACCTGATCGTCCGCGACCAGGCGCACGAGAACGCCTACGCCAAGGCGCTGGAGTCGCTCGGGGTCGACTGGGGCACGCTGCTGCCGATCCCGAAGACCAACGCGGAGAAGTTTCCCGAGGTGAAGAAGCTCGTCGACCTCGGGCTGCAGAGCAAGCAGTACACGTTCGACCTCACCGGGGCGTCCGAGGCCGGGAAGATCTTCCGCGGCATGTCGCCCTCCAACGACGGCACCGAGCTCGACGCCTCCGAGCAGGTGCCGGCCGGGGTGCCCATGACGATCGCCGACGAGCGCTACGAGGAGTTCGCCCCGGGTCTCGACCCGGAGCTGCTCGCGCTGATCCAGGCGACGGCGGACATCGAGCTCGCCGAGGCCGAGATGGTCTACGCACCGGTGGCTCCGGCGTCGAAGAAGTAGCGGTCGAGGAGGGCCCGGGCCATCAGGTCCGGGCCCTCCTCCACGCCACCCTGGTCAGTCGCGCTCCGATCTTGCAGAGTGGAGGGACCGACCCGAGGAGAATCGTGACCACGCCCGTAGTGACCACCGAGCCCACCGAGCCCGACCCGATCGTCCCGATCACAGCGACGACGGCCGATCCGCACCACCCCACGGTCCTGTTCGTCTGCGTGCGCAACGGCGGGAAGTCGCAGATGGCTGCCGCCCTGACGCGGCTGCACGCGGGGGAGAGCCTCACCGTCCGCTCGGCGGGTACGGACCCGGGCGAGCGGCTGAGCGCCGAGGCCGCCGCGAGCGTCGAGCAGGTCGGCGCCACGTTCCGGGGCGAGTACCCGAAGGCCATCACCGAGGGGCTGCTCGACGGCGTCGACCGCATCGTCGTCATCGGCGAGGCCGAGATCGACCCGGCGCTGCTGGACGGCGACGACGCTCCCACCGTCGAGCGCTGGCAGACGGACGAGCCGTCGGAGCGCGGCATCGAGGGCCAGGAGCGCCTCGCGATCATCCGCGACGATCTCGACACCCGCGTCCGGGCGCTGGTGCAGGAACTGCTGGTCTGACGCACACCGTGGCGTGCGCGGGCCGGCGTCAGGAGCGGGTCTGGTCCGACTCCGCGAGCTCGGCCGGCGTCACCCCACCGGGGAACGCCCCGAGCGGGGGCTCGTCGGGCAGGGGGGTGAGCGCCCGCCGTCGCGCCTCCCACGAGATCCACAGAGGCACGAGCGCGCCGACCCACGCCAGCGGCGCGGCCAGCACCGCCCCGAGGAAGCCCAGCGGCGTGACGAGCACGAGCGCAGCGGCGGACCGCAGCACGAGCTCGACGACGCCCGAGAACGTCGGGATGCCCGCGTGCCCCAGGCCCTGGAGCGCGCTGCGGAAGACGAACAGCAGGCCGAGCGTGAAGTAGAGCAGGCCGTTGACGAGCAGCAGGGTGTGGGCGTCGGCGAGGATCGCCTCGGCGTGGGCGTCGTGCCCCGCGAAGACCCGCACCATCGAGGTGCCCCACAGGATGCACGCGAGCCCGACGGCGAGGGCGACCCCGACCGACAGCCACGCCGTCTGTGTCACCCCCTGACGGATGCGCGACCACTGACCGGCACCGCGGTTCTGGGCGACGTAGGTCGCGATCGCCATGCCGAAGGCCTGGTACGGCGTCATCGCGAGCGCGTCGACGCGTGACGCGGCCGCGAAGGCGGCGACGGCGTCGGGCCCGAGCCGGTTGATCGCGTACTGCAGCACCAGGGTGCCGATCGCGATGATCG
This window harbors:
- a CDS encoding bifunctional PIG-L family deacetylase/class I SAM-dependent methyltransferase, producing MVTFDAREPGTPARTWLRDPRLAALPELGLPGRGVVVLAAHPDDETLGAGNLVAELALRGRAPTVVVVTDGAAAPGADGTRDPGLASRRAAELREAVAELAPGADLVTLRFPDGGLREDRDAVRTWLERLVRDRDVAGTPVTTLVAPWSGDGHRDHRVLGEIAGEVARRHGLTLWEYPIWMWHWADPTTAEVPWETLRTFAGGPEAAARRSRALDAHASQVAGPDALVPHDLRRITGRGVDTFVVTEPPVEVRDEDGARDRDDARDGADVTAAFFDATYERRDDPWGFTSRWYEERKRALTLAALPRRRFARAWEVGCSIGVLTAELAERCENLLAVDVAPAAVTSARERLGERDGLSVEVADVTADVPAGPFDLVVLSEVLYYFSLPTLRRFLERLAPALADRAVVVGCHWRHPVTGYALGGDEAQRELRTALAASRGAVVTGRYEDEDVVLEVLSLDGRSVADRDGLL
- a CDS encoding acyl-CoA dehydrogenase; translated protein: MQHPDPPVPPADPAWVHLGAPAPFGSSDLPPLDVAAALEVARTWTGPRFLTGGGSTLALWELLATTAAGDVAVARALEPTLDARSILDQARTPTADGAPGPAVDLPAGLDAASTWGVYAAEAPGTRLAASPRDGGWRLTGVKPWCSLAGSLEGGLVTAHLPDGERGLFAVDLRGTGVAVAGEGWVSRGLAEIPSTPVAFDDAPAAAVGAPGWYLGRPGFWWGGIGVAACWYGGAVGVARRVLEAARQAPEARAERLIGVVGLLDEQLADARRALAAGAAAVDGVDVDGDDAPPEPGEGRVLAKRVRATVARACDVVLREAADALGPAPLTQEEAHAKRVADLAIYVRQHHPWREAVSLGTAVVGQEGSAW
- a CDS encoding cytochrome P450; the encoded protein is MTATPAVLGPIDTARALSVLAPLVAQGAIVRRPAVTAWAERHQVDRRGAATLAGLRRRTGGGPAVVRLPGLSLAVLLDPEHVVRVLDETPSPFRADSREKRAALHKFQPEAVLVTEPAGRAPKRAANVTALQPGRPQHELGAVFDAAVDRAVDRMATRALAVGRLEWEPFTQAFDSAVREVVLGPGAVDDVDLTTRLTDLRAAANWAFLLPDRPVEREEFTAHLRSRVEAAPADASLAGFFGARTDGDATGQVPHWLFAFDAAGAAVFRALAVAAARPDLTAELAAEAHLPAPERLVARGSVLESVRLWPTTLVVLRESDSATTWGDGELPAGTAVVIVSSFFHRDSGRVPFAHSFSPQVWNDGRAEADRALIPFSTGPAGCPGRDVVAAVAGRFLARSVAELRLSSPRSVHLAQDPLPWTVDHSGLTFAAERRNAA
- a CDS encoding SDR family NAD(P)-dependent oxidoreductase gives rise to the protein MSAAGRRTVVITGASDGIGAAAARTRVAAGDRVLIVGRSPGKTAAVAAETGAEAFVADFARFEDVRRVASEIAARVESIDVLANNAGGVFGDREPTVDGHERTFQVNHLSPFLLTELLHEQLVAGGASVVNTSSVAAVRFGAIDTTDLENSRGFTATRAYGDSKLANILHVRGLHHRYGGRGISAVAFHPGMVGTSFAAGSKSWFRLVYRTPLRRLFLISAAQGGTTLDHFIAGRPGVDWQSGAYYDERTLVAQPHPQVRDDELVEELWRRSAAMVGLPG
- a CDS encoding phage holin family protein, encoding MTPVSPEDSLGTIVGRLTGDLSQLVRQEIALAKAEVTQDVTQAGKGAGLLAGAGVAGHFVLLFVSIAAWWGLGYVLGHAWSALVVALVWAIIAAVLYQRGRKELARTPGLPRTTETVAKIPAALKGHQETS
- a CDS encoding DUF3618 domain-containing protein gives rise to the protein MTTNDPDQIRADIDRTRERVAADVDVLGEKVSPSAIASRQGDKLRGLASGAKDAVFGTASDAGDAVGSAASSAKQSLGDTPGAVRSTVQGNALAVGVVGFGVGLLLAALVPASRKEQELATRLKDSDQLDEVKEGATSAAHELLDVAKTSAQHVAEKAKEGAAVVKDEGAGAAEDVAASAHDSADATRSSLS
- a CDS encoding manganese catalase family protein, yielding MYLHVQRLIHDIVSDEPDPAAANALQEGLGGQFGEMRTMMQYLFQSMNFRGAAAKPYRDLLQGIGTEEISHVELIGTTISRLLDGSPRYNGKKTDPLDTPGAGGDVPLALALDQGNIHHYLVAAQGALPVDSAGNPWSGSYVYNSGNLVLDLLYNLMLESTGRLQKCRIYEMTDNKTARSTLAYLIVRDQAHENAYAKALESLGVDWGTLLPIPKTNAEKFPEVKKLVDLGLQSKQYTFDLTGASEAGKIFRGMSPSNDGTELDASEQVPAGVPMTIADERYEEFAPGLDPELLALIQATADIELAEAEMVYAPVAPASKK
- a CDS encoding low molecular weight phosphatase family protein; protein product: MTTPVVTTEPTEPDPIVPITATTADPHHPTVLFVCVRNGGKSQMAAALTRLHAGESLTVRSAGTDPGERLSAEAAASVEQVGATFRGEYPKAITEGLLDGVDRIVVIGEAEIDPALLDGDDAPTVERWQTDEPSERGIEGQERLAIIRDDLDTRVRALVQELLV